The DNA region GGAGCGCGGGTTCTCCCCCACCACGACGCCCTCGTAGACCTCGGAGCCGGGCTCGATGAAGAAGTCGCCGCGGTCGGCGAGGCCCAGTAGCGCGAAGGCGGTGGCCTTTCCGGCCCGGTCCGCCACGAGGGAACCGGTGTGGCGCGAGCGGATCTCCCCGACCCACGGCTCGTACCCGGCGGACACCGAGTTGGCGATGCCGGATCCGCGGGTCTCGGTCATGAAGGTGGTGCGGAATCCGATCAGGCCGCGGGCGGGGACCAGGAACTCCATACGGACCCATCCGGTGCCGTGGTTGCTCATCTGCTCCATGCGGCCCTTGCGGGCGGCCATGAGCTGGGTGACCGCGCCGAGGTACTCCTCCGGCACGTCGATGGTCATGTGCTCCATCGGCTCGTGGACCTTGCCGTCGATGCGCTTGGTGACCACCTGGGGCTTGCCCACGGTGAGCTCGAAGCCCTCGCGGCGCATGGTCTCGACGAGGATCGACAGCGCCATCTCGCCACGACCCTGCACCTCCCAGTCGTCGGGCCGCTCGGTGTCGAGGACCTTGAGCGAGACGTTGCCCACGAGCTCCTGGTCCAGACGGGCCTTGACCATGCGCGCGGTGAGCTTGGTGCCGCCGTTGCGGCCGGCGAGCGGCGACGTGTTGACGCCGATGGTCATGGAGATCGCGGGCTCGTCGACGGTGATGGCGGGCAGCGCGACCGGGTTCTCCGGATCGGCCAGGGTGTCACCGATCATGATGTCGCTGATGCCGGCCACCGCCACGATGTCGCCGGCGACGGCCTCATCGGTGGGAACGCGCTCCACGCCCTCGGTCGCGAGCAGCTCCGAGATCCGGACCGACTTGGTCTCCGTCTCGCCGTCCGGCAGGTGGTGGATCCACGCGACCTGCTGGCCCTTGCGCAGTCGACCGTTGTGGATGCGGACCAGGCCGATCCGGCCCAGGAAGTTGGAGGCGTCCAGGTTGGTGACGTGGGCCTGCAGCGGGGCGTCGGCGTCGCCGCGGGGGGCGGGGATCACCTCGTAGAGGAGCTTGAAGAAGTCGTCGAGGTTCTCCGCGTCCGGCTCCTGGCCGTTGGCCGGCTGGGTGATGGAGGCCTTGCCGGCGCGCCCGGAGGCGAACACGACGGGCAGCTCGAGGGCGTGCTCGGCGGCGGCCTGGGCGTCGGGGTCCTCGAGGTCGGAGGCCAAATCCAGGAGCAGGTCCTGCGCCTCCTCGACGACCTCGTCGATCCGCGCGTCGGGTCGGTCGGTCTTGTTGACCACGATGATCACGGGCAGCGAGGCGGCGAGCGCCTTGCGGAGAACGAATCGGGTCTGCGGCAGCGGGCCCTCCGAGGAGTCGATCAGCAGGACGACGCCGTCGACCATGTTCAGTCCGCGCTCGACCTCGCCGCCGAAGTCCGCGTGACCCGGGGTGTCGATGATGTTGAAGACGAGGTCCGCGCCACCCGCCCCCGCGCCGTGCCGGCGCACGGAGGTGTTCTTGGCGAGGATGGTGATCCCCTTCTCGCGCTCGAGGTCACCCGAGTCCATCACGCGGTCCACGAGCTCGGCGCGTTCGTCGAACGCTCCGGACTGACGCAGCATCGCGTCGACGAGTGTCGTTTTCCCGTGATCGACGTGCGCCACGATGGCGACGTTGCGGAACTCGGTCAAGGCCATACGCTGGGTTCTCCCTCGGAGGCTTACCGCGCCCGGGGCGGCTCGGGGCCGCCGGGCGCGTAATGGGAATCAGCGGCGTGTGTCAGCCGCGATCCACAGGCGCGTCCGGTCGAGCGCGCGTGCGAATCCACATTACCTGCTATACCGGACGATCTCCCTATCGTGAGACGCTCCCGACAGAAGCACCACGGTGGTGTTATTTACATCACGCACAACTTCTGTAACATCAGCACCAGATCGCCTCTCCATCCGAGTCCCGGTGCCCGTGACTCGGGACACTTATGAGAATATCTAGCGGTCGACCGGTCGGCCCGCCAGCCGGTCCGCCCGCCCAGCCGAAGAATGGACTCGCCAGTGATCCGCCACTCGCTCAGGACCTCGTTCCGGACCCTCGGCCTCGGTGCCGTAGCCGCCCTCGCGGTCGGTCTCGCCGCACCCGCCACCGCCAGCGCGCAGTCGCTCGACGAACTGGGACGTCCGACCGAGCCCGTGCTGCAGGCGATCGAGAACCTCTCCGAGCAGCAGTGGATCCCCGAGGACACGCGGGGCACCATCGCCCGCCTCGTCGGGTTCTTCCGCGGCACCGGCGAGCCCGGGACCCCGCTTCCCGAGAACGGCCCGGTCATCGCGCAGTTCGCGTACCCGACGATCATGCAGCAGTGCATCGGCGGCGACCAGACCGCCGTCGGCGCCGCGACCGCCGTCCCCGGGCCGGCCGATCTCCCGCTTCCCGGCATCGACCCCGGCAAGCTCGGTTTCATCTTCACCGCGCTGGGTACCGAGGGAGTCGCGGCCCAGCAGGCCCAGCCCATGACCGTGGAGTGGATCAACATCTCCAACGGTCGTCGCGGTTCCACCGTCCTGACCTACAACGGCATCAACGAGGGCGGGCCGGCCACGGTCAACGGCGTCGCGGACACCGGCGCGGGTCAGGTCCTCATGCTCCTGCAGGGCGGGGTCACCACGAACCTGGAGGACGGCGGGACCGCGAACTGCGTCGCCTTCCCCACCGTGGGGACCGCGTTCGTCCGGTGACCGGCGACGGTGGCGCGCCCGTCGGGCGCAGCGCCGTCCCAGACCAGGACCTGACCGAGGCCCGTCTCGCCCTTGCCGGCGGCGGGCCTCTGGTCGTTCTCAGCGGTGCCGGGATGAGCGCCGAGAGCGGCGTGCCCACCTTCCGCGACGCCCGGACGGGACTGTGGGAACGGTACGACCCCACCGCTCTGGCCACCCCGGAGGCCTGGGCCCGCGATCGCGACACCGTGTGGGCCTGGTACAGGTGGCGCGAACACCTGGTCTGGGGGGGCGAGACCGAACGACGGGCACGTCGCGGTCGCCCGCGCCGAAGCGTACCGGGACGTCGTGGTGGTCACCCAGAACGTCGATGACCTGCATGAGCGCGCTGGTTCCAGCCGGGTCCACCACGTCCACGGCAGCCTGTTCGCCCACCGCTGTGATACCTGCGGTACACCGATGGACGTCGGTCCTCCTCCCGCCGAGCCGGTCGACCGCCTCACCCCGCCGGCCTGCGACCGGTGTGGTGGGCGGGCCCGTCCGGGTGTGGTGTGGTTCGGCGAGATGCTCCCCGGCCGGCCCTGGGACGCGGCCGTCGACGCGGTCACCTCGGCTGCCGCGGTGCTCGTCGTCGGGACCTCCGGCCTGGTCCATCCCGCGGCGTCGTTGCCCGGTCTCGCCGCGGATGCGCAGGTGCCGGTGATCGAGGTGAACCCCGGCCCGTCGGGACTCGGATCCGAGGTCGCGGTCCGGGTGCGGGCGACCGCAGGTCAGGCACTGCCCGTCCTCCTGTCCCCCTGAGCCATTCGGGCCGCACTCCCCTCCCCGAGCCGCCGCACGAACGGCTGGCGGAAACCTCCCTGGGGCCGGGAGGGCGCGCTAGCGTAGCGCGCAGGGACCCACGCCCGGTGTTCCCGCTCCTCCGTTCACGCGGAGGTCAGGACCGGAGATCACGCCATGTCTGATTCATCCCCATCCGTCCCCTCCATCACCTCGGTCATCGCCGCCGAGGTGATCGGCACGTTCTGGCTCGTCCTCGGCGGTTGCGGCACCGCCGTGTTCGCGGCGGTCCAGATCGCCACCGCCGATACCGGTGACATTCCCGTCGGCGTCGGCTACCTCGGTGTCGCGATCGCGTTCGGGCTCACCGTCCTCACCGCCGCATACGCGTTCGGACACATCTCGGGTGGCCACTTCAACCCCGCCGTGACCATCGGCGCCGCGGTCGCCGGCCGCCTGCCCTGGGCCAAGGCCCCCGTCTACATCGTCAGTCAGGTCGTTGGAGGTCTGGTCGCGGGCGCGCTGATCCTCGTGGTCGCGAGCGGCAAGGACGGGTTCGAGGCCACCGGCAGCATGGCCGCCAACGGTTACGGGGCCAACTCGCCCGATGGCTACGGTCTGCTCTCTGCTCTGCTCATCGAGATCGTGCTCACGACCCTCTTCGTGTGGGTCATCCTCGGCGCCACCGATCGCCGGGCCCCCGTCGGCTTCGCGCCCGCGGCCATCGGCCTCACGCTGACGCTGATCCACCTCATCTCCATCCCCATCACCAACACGTCGGTGAACCCGGCACGGTCGACGGCGGTGGCGTTCTTCAACGGCGGCGGCGCACCTGGCCAGCTGTGGCTGTTCTGGGTGGCCCCGATCGTCGGTGCGCTCATCGCGGGCGCGCTGTACGGCCCGTTGTTCGGCGGTCGCGCCGCGAACGGCCGATCCGCGTCCGTCTCGGCCTGACGCAGGAGGGCCCGCCGGAGACGAGCGTCTCCAGCGGGCCCTCCTGCGTCAGGCCGATCCGCGGTGCGGTGGCGGCCCGTCGGGTCAGCGCCGGGGTTCATCCCGGTCGGTCCGGCCCAGCATCTTGTCCACGATCCCCGGCTTCTCGTCCCGTCGGACATCGGGGTCGACGGTGTCTCCCGGTGTCACGCTCCCGCGCCCCGTCTCTCCGAGCCGGTCGGAACCAGCGGGATCGTCGGCCCTGGCGTGGCGCCCGCCCACGTCACCCATGCCGACCCCGGTGCCACCCGAGGTCCCGGTGCCCGGCCCGTGGGCATGGGTGCCCGAACCGATCCCGGCCCCGGGAGCCGCGGAGGAGCCCACCCCGGCTCCGGTGCCGGCGTGAGTACCGGCACCGGACGCGACACCTCGATCGGTGACGCCGCCTCGCCCCTCGTCGGAGACCCTGTCACCGGGGGTCATGCCGCGATCGTGGTCACCGAGGTGGTCGTCATGGCCGAGACCACGGCCATCGTGACGGTCGTCATGGCCCAGGCCACGGTCGCCGCCACGGTCGTCATGGCCGAGACCACGGCCATCGTGACGGTCGTCATGGCCCGGGCCACGGCCGCCGTCGCGGTCGCGGTCGCGGTCGCGGTCGCGGTCGCGGTTGAGGTCATCGGCCCGGCCCTTGGGGTCGAGCTTGTGGGCAGTCTGTTCCATCCGCCGGACGTCGTGCTTCTGCTCGTCTACGGCACCACGCTGCTGCTCGGCCTCGGCGCGGAGCTTGTCGGCCTCCGCGGCCTTGGCACGGGCCTCCTGCTGAGCGGCGCTCGCGCGGTGCTCCTGCTGGCGGGCGACGGCATCCTGTTGTTCGAGCTGGTTCTCGCGTTCACGCGCGGTGCGCCGCAGTTCCGCGGCCTCGGTGAGCTTCTTGCGGTTGCTGCTCCTGATGGCCATCGCGATGAGCGCGATGACGACGATCAGCGCGATCACCCCGATGATGATCCAGATGATGGGGTCCACAGCTGCCTCCCTTTCAGGGGTCGGGTTGCTTCAGGAACGTAACCCCGCCCCCAGACGGGTGCCACCGGTCGGGTGCCACCGCTCGTCCAGCCGCCTAGTGGTGGGCACGAGGGAGCAGGCCCGCCTCCCTCGCCTCCCTGCTGAGCCGCTCGCGATGATCGGGGTGCGCGATGGCGATCAGTGCCGCGGCCCGTTCGGCGACCGACTTGCCCCTCAGCTCCGCGATACCGAACTCCGTGACGACGTTCTCGATGATGTTCTTGTGGGTCGTGACCGGACTGCCGGGCGTGAGTGACAGCGAGATCCGGCTGACGCCCTTGGAGGTCTGGGACGGCGTCACGATGAACCCGTGACCTCCCGGAGAGAAGGTGCACCCGCGGGCGAAGTCGGCCTGTCCCCCGGCACCGGACCAGTAGCGGCCACCGATGGTCTCCGAGGCCGCCTGGCCGAACAGGTCCACCTCGCTGGTCGCGTTGATCGAATAGAGGTTGTGCTCCTGGCCGATCACTCTCGGGTCGTTCACGATGTCCACCGGGAGCATCGCCACCGACGGGTTGTTGTGGAGCCAGTCCATGAGTCGCTGCGATCCCAGAGCGAACGTGGTGACGTGCTTGAACGGTCGACCGGTCTTGCGGG from Dietzia sp. B32 includes:
- the typA gene encoding translational GTPase TypA translates to MALTEFRNVAIVAHVDHGKTTLVDAMLRQSGAFDERAELVDRVMDSGDLEREKGITILAKNTSVRRHGAGAGGADLVFNIIDTPGHADFGGEVERGLNMVDGVVLLIDSSEGPLPQTRFVLRKALAASLPVIIVVNKTDRPDARIDEVVEEAQDLLLDLASDLEDPDAQAAAEHALELPVVFASGRAGKASITQPANGQEPDAENLDDFFKLLYEVIPAPRGDADAPLQAHVTNLDASNFLGRIGLVRIHNGRLRKGQQVAWIHHLPDGETETKSVRISELLATEGVERVPTDEAVAGDIVAVAGISDIMIGDTLADPENPVALPAITVDEPAISMTIGVNTSPLAGRNGGTKLTARMVKARLDQELVGNVSLKVLDTERPDDWEVQGRGEMALSILVETMRREGFELTVGKPQVVTKRIDGKVHEPMEHMTIDVPEEYLGAVTQLMAARKGRMEQMSNHGTGWVRMEFLVPARGLIGFRTTFMTETRGSGIANSVSAGYEPWVGEIRSRHTGSLVADRAGKATAFALLGLADRGDFFIEPGSEVYEGVVVGENPRSEDMDVNITKEKKLTNMRAASSDATETLSKARNLSLEEAMEFCAGDECVEVGPDAIRVRKVALTATERAKARSKAKSREQQTVG
- the aqpZ gene encoding aquaporin Z, whose protein sequence is MSDSSPSVPSITSVIAAEVIGTFWLVLGGCGTAVFAAVQIATADTGDIPVGVGYLGVAIAFGLTVLTAAYAFGHISGGHFNPAVTIGAAVAGRLPWAKAPVYIVSQVVGGLVAGALILVVASGKDGFEATGSMAANGYGANSPDGYGLLSALLIEIVLTTLFVWVILGATDRRAPVGFAPAAIGLTLTLIHLISIPITNTSVNPARSTAVAFFNGGGAPGQLWLFWVAPIVGALIAGALYGPLFGGRAANGRSASVSA